One window of the Candidatus Chryseobacterium colombiense genome contains the following:
- a CDS encoding HAMP domain-containing sensor histidine kinase, translated as MNNKFIPIISVFMTISLIVFVTLQFYWLKGYYGALEQEFTNKVYSALESTSKTIGEIEVEKYLNEDFKDFRKNILANSEQPSLTTIQQTEDSGTQRQIIYSKNIIEKTQLPISQKGDSIKLTTLYTDEAAYKLKRDTTNREPLTADINQDIETGDYSMKEYVKVYGNNLPITKRVDQKVLDSVITKELRIRGITASFGYGITDKNNKLTSIADKIYKEKKDNNSYNYPLFTDKKDRTIYGLTLVFPKKEYSLAMNNWPMLLGTFLSLLTILGIYIISINYMMRQKKLAEVKTDFINNMSHEFKTPLATISVATDSLANDKIATNPDKVKYYSELIKQENLRMKKQVENVLNMSKLERNEVKLFLKETNVRELIKRTTESFNLIVQQRNGTLNQEFNATNYVFKIDEFHISNMLVNLLDNANKYSPEAPEITIKTKNEGHFYVIEVSDKGMGMETQNKTKIFEKFFREETGNIHNVKGQGLGLSYVKKIVELHKGQIIVDSHKGSGSTFTIKLPMS; from the coding sequence ATGAATAACAAATTCATCCCAATAATTTCAGTGTTTATGACGATTTCATTGATCGTTTTTGTCACACTCCAGTTTTATTGGCTGAAAGGTTATTATGGAGCATTGGAACAGGAATTCACAAACAAAGTGTATTCTGCTCTCGAAAGCACCTCAAAAACTATTGGCGAAATTGAAGTCGAAAAATATCTGAATGAAGATTTTAAGGATTTCAGAAAAAATATTTTAGCCAACAGTGAGCAACCTTCTTTAACAACGATACAGCAAACAGAAGATTCCGGAACACAAAGACAGATCATCTATTCTAAAAATATTATCGAGAAAACCCAGCTTCCTATTTCCCAAAAAGGCGACTCCATAAAACTTACCACTTTATATACAGATGAAGCGGCCTATAAGCTAAAAAGAGATACGACCAATCGGGAACCTCTTACAGCAGATATCAATCAGGATATCGAAACGGGCGATTATTCCATGAAAGAATATGTAAAAGTTTATGGCAATAATCTTCCGATCACCAAGAGAGTAGATCAGAAAGTTCTTGACTCTGTTATTACCAAAGAGCTCAGAATAAGAGGGATCACCGCCAGTTTCGGATACGGAATTACCGACAAAAACAATAAACTCACAAGTATTGCCGACAAAATATATAAAGAGAAAAAAGATAATAATTCCTACAACTATCCTCTTTTCACCGATAAAAAGGACAGGACCATTTACGGACTTACTTTAGTTTTCCCGAAAAAGGAATATTCTTTAGCCATGAATAACTGGCCGATGCTTTTGGGAACATTCCTTTCATTACTTACGATTTTAGGAATTTATATTATTTCCATTAATTATATGATGAGGCAGAAAAAACTGGCAGAAGTAAAAACAGACTTCATCAACAATATGTCTCACGAGTTTAAGACTCCGCTGGCAACCATTTCCGTTGCCACAGATTCTTTAGCCAATGATAAAATTGCGACCAATCCCGATAAAGTAAAATATTATTCGGAACTGATCAAACAGGAGAATCTGAGGATGAAAAAGCAAGTGGAGAACGTCCTGAATATGTCTAAGCTTGAGCGTAATGAAGTCAAATTATTCTTAAAGGAAACCAATGTAAGAGAACTGATCAAGAGGACAACAGAATCTTTCAATCTGATCGTCCAGCAAAGAAACGGGACACTTAATCAAGAATTTAATGCGACGAATTATGTCTTTAAAATAGATGAATTTCACATTTCCAATATGCTGGTGAATCTTTTGGACAACGCCAATAAATATTCGCCGGAAGCACCGGAAATTACAATTAAAACAAAAAACGAAGGGCATTTCTATGTAATTGAAGTTTCAGACAAAGGAATGGGAATGGAAACCCAGAATAAAACGAAAATTTTCGAAAAATTCTTCAGGGAAGAAACCGGAAATATTCACAATGTAAAAGGACAAGGTTTAGGCTTGTCTTATGTAAAGAAAATTGTAGAGCTGCATAAAGGACAAATCATTGTAGACTCTCATAAAGGAAGCGGAAGTACGTTTACAATCAAACTTCCAATGAGCTAA
- a CDS encoding SRPBCC domain-containing protein: MKSTIIFNADFDSNSVYVMKVYDAEVSKVWDYFTKSELLDQWWAPKPWKCETKEQDFKEGGTWLYSMVGPQGERHYSLLKYGEIKEHRSFDGTDAFCDEEGKTNEDFPQARWLLGFTGVEAGTKVTVNIHFASQEGLKKLLEMGFEEGFKTGLNQLEEILLS; this comes from the coding sequence ATGAAATCTACGATTATTTTTAATGCTGATTTTGATTCAAATTCTGTCTATGTAATGAAAGTTTACGACGCAGAAGTGTCAAAAGTGTGGGATTATTTTACCAAATCTGAACTCCTAGATCAATGGTGGGCTCCAAAACCCTGGAAGTGTGAAACCAAAGAACAAGATTTTAAGGAAGGTGGAACTTGGTTATATTCAATGGTGGGTCCGCAAGGAGAAAGACATTATTCTTTGTTGAAGTACGGAGAAATCAAAGAACACAGAAGTTTTGATGGAACGGATGCTTTCTGCGATGAGGAAGGAAAAACTAATGAAGATTTTCCGCAGGCGAGATGGCTGCTTGGTTTTACTGGAGTAGAAGCAGGGACCAAGGTTACCGTTAATATTCATTTTGCATCACAAGAAGGTTTAAAAAAACTATTGGAAATGGGCTTTGAAGAAGGTTTTAAAACAGGGTTGAATCAGTTGGAAGAGATTCTTTTATCATAA
- a CDS encoding S9 family peptidase, with translation MEAPQAKKIEKILEIHGDKRIDNYFWLNERENPEVIQYLEEENAYADFIMKDTEKLQEDLFEEMKARYKKDDESLPYFFNEYWYIVRYEEGKEYPIFCRKYKSLENEEEIILDVNILAEGESYFEVGSVAVSPNNKLVSFSTDNVSRRIYSINFKNLQTGEILTDKIPNTTGKAVWANDNEHIFYIRKDDSLRAFQVYRHKLGTDTSEDVLIFHEKDDTFDVNVFKTKSLEYIFIASSSTISDEHRFIPSDNVFADWTIIQPRIDDLEYSVEHYEDEFYIITNADDAINFKIVKTKIDNCGMENWVDVIPHREKVLLEGFEIFKNYLVLEEREEGLLQIKIIDEKTQESHYLPFSDPTYTAYIGINLEFDTEVLRYGYTSLTQPGSTYEYNMKDKTTKLLKQQEVLGGKFFAENYISERIWAESRDGEAKVPISLVYHKNTKKSADTPLLLYGYGSYGHTVDASFSNVRLSILDRGFIYAIAHIRGGEYLGREWYEDGKMLSKKNTFFDFIDAGKFLIKENYTSSKHLYAMGGSAGGLLVGAVVNYEPNLFNGIVAQVPFVDVVSTMLDETIPLTTGEYDEWGNPNDEEYYHYMKSYSPYDNVEAKDYPNMLITTGLHDSQVQYWEPAKWTAKLRELKTDDNLLIFKTDMSAGHGGASGRFESLKEDALEYAFLLKLENKDD, from the coding sequence ATGGAAGCTCCACAGGCAAAAAAAATAGAAAAAATATTAGAAATACACGGCGACAAAAGAATAGACAACTATTTCTGGCTTAATGAAAGAGAAAATCCCGAGGTTATACAATATCTGGAAGAAGAAAATGCTTATGCAGATTTCATCATGAAAGATACTGAAAAACTGCAGGAAGATCTTTTTGAAGAGATGAAAGCCCGATACAAAAAAGACGACGAATCACTACCTTATTTCTTTAATGAATACTGGTATATCGTTCGTTATGAAGAAGGAAAAGAATATCCCATTTTTTGCAGAAAATATAAAAGTTTAGAGAACGAAGAAGAAATTATTCTTGATGTTAATATTTTAGCAGAAGGTGAAAGCTATTTCGAAGTAGGAAGTGTCGCGGTTTCCCCAAATAATAAACTAGTCTCTTTTTCTACAGATAATGTAAGCCGAAGAATTTACTCTATTAACTTTAAAAATCTACAGACTGGAGAAATTCTTACTGATAAAATACCAAATACAACAGGAAAGGCAGTTTGGGCGAATGATAATGAACACATCTTTTACATCAGGAAAGATGACAGTTTACGTGCATTCCAGGTATACAGACACAAACTGGGAACCGACACTTCAGAAGACGTTTTAATTTTCCATGAAAAAGATGACACTTTTGATGTCAATGTTTTTAAAACCAAATCTTTAGAATATATTTTTATCGCAAGTTCGAGCACGATTTCCGATGAACACAGATTTATTCCGTCTGACAATGTTTTTGCAGACTGGACCATTATTCAGCCACGAATTGATGATTTGGAGTATTCAGTTGAACATTACGAAGATGAGTTCTATATCATTACCAATGCAGACGATGCTATCAATTTCAAAATTGTAAAAACAAAAATTGACAATTGTGGAATGGAAAACTGGGTAGATGTCATTCCTCACCGTGAAAAAGTTTTGCTGGAAGGTTTTGAAATCTTTAAAAACTACCTGGTTCTTGAAGAAAGAGAAGAAGGACTGCTTCAAATAAAGATTATTGATGAAAAAACTCAGGAATCTCATTATTTGCCTTTCTCCGATCCGACTTATACTGCTTACATCGGGATCAACCTGGAATTTGATACAGAAGTGCTACGCTACGGTTACACTTCACTCACACAACCTGGTTCCACTTACGAGTATAACATGAAGGACAAAACGACCAAATTGCTAAAGCAACAGGAAGTTTTAGGCGGAAAATTCTTTGCTGAAAATTATATTTCTGAAAGAATATGGGCGGAATCAAGAGATGGAGAAGCGAAAGTTCCGATTTCTCTGGTGTATCATAAGAACACTAAAAAATCTGCAGATACTCCCTTGCTTTTATACGGTTATGGAAGTTATGGTCACACCGTTGATGCAAGCTTCTCCAATGTAAGGTTATCAATTCTGGACAGAGGATTTATCTATGCTATTGCTCACATCAGAGGTGGGGAATATTTAGGAAGAGAATGGTATGAAGACGGAAAAATGCTGTCTAAGAAAAATACGTTCTTCGATTTTATTGATGCTGGTAAATTTTTAATTAAAGAAAACTATACCTCATCAAAGCATTTATATGCAATGGGAGGAAGTGCCGGAGGATTGCTGGTTGGAGCAGTTGTAAATTATGAACCTAATTTATTCAACGGAATTGTAGCACAGGTTCCTTTCGTAGATGTTGTTTCAACGATGCTGGATGAAACTATTCCTTTGACGACCGGAGAATACGACGAATGGGGAAATCCGAATGATGAAGAATATTATCACTACATGAAATCTTACTCTCCTTACGATAATGTGGAAGCTAAAGATTATCCGAATATGCTCATAACAACCGGATTGCATGATTCTCAGGTTCAATATTGGGAACCTGCTAAATGGACCGCTAAATTGAGAGAATTGAAAACAGATGACAATCTTCTGATTTTCAAAACCGATATGAGTGCAGGACACGGAGGCGCAAGCGGAAGATTTGAATCCTTAAAAGAAGACGCATTGGAATATGCCTTTTTATTAAAACTAGAAAACAAAGATGATTAA
- a CDS encoding uroporphyrinogen-III synthase has protein sequence MRIKSILVSQPAPSESSPYLDIAKKEKIKIDFRPFIHVEGVDNKELRTQKIDLTQYTGIIFTSKNAIDHYFRLAEELRFSVPDTMRYICQSEAIANYLQKHIVYRKRKISFGEKNFSDLAPLFKKFPTEKYLLPSSDVLSPDIVKTLDTANIDWTRAIMYRTVCSDLTDINIKDYEMLIFFSPQGIKSLQQNFPDFKQDETKIGVFGNTTLAAAEEAGLRVDLMAPTKETPSMTMALEKYIKTLHK, from the coding sequence ATGAGAATAAAGTCTATATTGGTTTCACAACCTGCGCCTAGTGAATCTTCTCCATATTTGGATATAGCGAAGAAGGAAAAAATAAAAATAGATTTCCGACCTTTCATCCACGTCGAAGGAGTTGACAACAAAGAACTAAGAACACAAAAGATAGATCTAACGCAATATACAGGTATCATCTTTACCAGTAAAAATGCGATAGACCACTATTTCAGACTTGCTGAGGAACTTCGTTTTTCGGTACCGGATACGATGAGATATATTTGTCAATCTGAAGCGATTGCCAACTATCTTCAAAAGCATATTGTCTATAGAAAAAGAAAAATCAGCTTCGGGGAGAAAAACTTCTCGGACCTTGCTCCTCTTTTCAAAAAATTCCCTACAGAAAAATATCTTTTACCATCTTCGGATGTACTAAGTCCGGATATTGTAAAAACATTAGATACGGCGAATATTGACTGGACAAGAGCAATTATGTACAGAACGGTTTGCAGCGACCTTACCGATATTAACATTAAGGATTACGAAATGTTGATTTTCTTCAGTCCTCAAGGAATTAAATCTTTACAACAAAACTTTCCGGATTTCAAACAGGATGAAACAAAAATCGGTGTATTTGGGAATACAACTTTAGCAGCAGCAGAAGAGGCAGGATTGAGAGTAGATTTAATGGCTCCTACAAAGGAAACTCCTTCCATGACTATGGCATTGGAAAAATATATTAAAACACTTCACAAGTAG
- a CDS encoding DUF4271 domain-containing protein, producing the protein MTSFFISVCKDSLFNLFILYKIIYNFAKNIPLLLSQNFINHVRIPENNDWVIFILLGCIFLFIFMMNIIERDANLKDFLLQKYFDASNNLPSWVITSCVTALTLSVLASQYIPVIPKFVADIQILGYQLNKFGFTFLTIIFFYAIKSILGFLFYQSIGDGKKWSVFYFTATKFYFVLSFLLIILCVTHYYFPIDRNKTFLYYLYFFCFVFIFKVFFYLFHRNNVLPEKWYYKFLYICTLQIAPILLLWKVLFL; encoded by the coding sequence ATGACCAGTTTTTTCATTTCAGTTTGCAAAGATAGTTTATTTAACCTTTTTATTTTATACAAAATAATCTATAATTTTGCAAAAAACATTCCGTTGTTATTATCACAAAATTTCATAAACCATGTAAGAATACCTGAAAACAACGATTGGGTAATTTTTATATTGCTGGGCTGCATCTTTTTATTTATTTTTATGATGAATATCATAGAAAGGGATGCCAATTTAAAAGATTTTCTGCTTCAGAAATATTTCGATGCCAGTAATAATTTGCCCAGTTGGGTTATTACCTCATGTGTAACTGCGCTCACTTTATCGGTTTTAGCATCTCAGTACATCCCTGTTATTCCTAAATTTGTTGCAGATATCCAAATTTTAGGCTATCAGCTTAACAAATTCGGGTTTACTTTCCTCACCATCATATTTTTTTATGCTATTAAATCTATTTTAGGTTTTTTATTTTATCAAAGTATAGGAGATGGAAAAAAGTGGTCAGTTTTTTATTTTACCGCCACAAAATTCTATTTTGTTTTATCATTTTTATTAATAATTCTCTGTGTCACCCACTATTATTTCCCGATAGACAGAAATAAAACTTTTTTGTATTATTTATACTTCTTTTGTTTTGTCTTTATTTTCAAGGTTTTTTTCTATTTATTTCACAGAAACAACGTTTTGCCAGAAAAATGGTATTATAAATTTTTGTATATTTGCACCCTCCAAATCGCACCAATATTATTGCTTTGGAAGGTATTATTTTTATAA
- a CDS encoding polyprenol monophosphomannose synthase → MKKLVIIPTYNEKENIQNIISAVFALDDDFHILVVDDSSPDGTAEIVKDLQKEFPHYLHLSVRKVKDGLGKAYIHGFKWAIENNYDYIFEMDADFSHNPNDLPKLFEACLHADMAIGSRYSKGVNVVNWPMGRVLLSYFASKYVRFVLGLSIHDTTAGFVCFSRKVLEEIGLDNVRLKGYGFQIEMKFRTFKKGFKIVEVPIIFTNRILGESKMNGGIIHEAVFGVLNLKWKSIIGRL, encoded by the coding sequence ATGAAAAAACTGGTCATAATTCCAACTTATAACGAAAAGGAAAATATTCAAAATATTATTTCCGCGGTTTTTGCATTGGATGATGACTTTCATATTTTGGTTGTGGATGATTCGTCTCCCGATGGAACGGCGGAAATTGTAAAGGATTTACAGAAGGAATTTCCACACTATTTGCACCTCTCGGTCAGAAAGGTGAAAGATGGTCTGGGAAAGGCTTATATACATGGTTTTAAATGGGCGATTGAGAATAATTATGATTATATTTTCGAAATGGATGCCGATTTTTCCCATAATCCAAACGACCTGCCAAAACTTTTTGAAGCATGCTTACATGCGGATATGGCCATCGGTTCCCGATACTCTAAAGGAGTAAATGTAGTGAACTGGCCAATGGGAAGAGTGTTGCTTTCTTATTTTGCTTCGAAATATGTAAGATTTGTTTTGGGGCTATCTATTCATGATACAACAGCAGGTTTTGTCTGTTTTTCAAGAAAAGTATTGGAAGAAATAGGTCTGGATAATGTAAGACTGAAAGGATATGGATTCCAGATTGAAATGAAATTCAGAACATTCAAAAAAGGATTCAAAATTGTAGAAGTCCCGATTATTTTTACCAACAGGATTTTGGGGGAAAGTAAAATGAACGGAGGGATTATTCATGAAGCTGTTTTTGGGGTTTTAAATTTAAAATGGAAATCAATTATCGGCAGATTATGA
- a CDS encoding DUF4296 domain-containing protein produces MKKAVFIFILMCLFSCQDYIDKPKNLIPKDQMAEIIADLSINDQATYMYPNTNLEAGTRYVLKSHNVKSEDFVESFKYYVVKQKMQGITEDAQSILLKKDPKADQYIKDKLKKNGTPQNVPTLSR; encoded by the coding sequence ATGAAAAAAGCGGTCTTCATTTTTATTCTGATGTGTCTGTTTTCATGTCAGGATTATATTGATAAACCTAAAAATCTGATTCCCAAAGATCAGATGGCGGAGATTATTGCAGATCTTTCGATTAATGATCAGGCCACCTACATGTATCCGAATACCAATCTGGAAGCGGGAACGAGATATGTCCTGAAATCACATAATGTAAAATCAGAAGATTTTGTTGAAAGCTTTAAGTATTATGTCGTAAAGCAAAAGATGCAGGGAATTACTGAAGATGCTCAGTCAATTTTATTAAAAAAAGATCCGAAAGCAGATCAATACATAAAAGATAAATTGAAGAAAAACGGAACTCCTCAAAATGTTCCGACTTTATCAAGATAA
- the tgt gene encoding tRNA guanosine(34) transglycosylase Tgt, whose product MQKFFTIEKTSEGKARAGEITTDHGTIQTPIFMPVGTVASVKTVHQRELKEDIKAQIILGNTYHLYLRPGMETMQEAGGLHKFMNWDLPILTDSGGFQVFSLASSRKMTEEGARFKSHIDGSYHMFSPEKSMEIQRQIGADIFMAFDECTPYPCEYNQAKSSMELTHRWLKRCIEWTENNPELYGHKQRLFPIVQGSTYSDLRKISAEVISEAGAEGNAIGGLSVGEPEEEMYRITDEVTDILPKEKPRYLMGVGTPWNILESIGLGIDMMDCVMPTRNARNAMLFTWKGVMNMKNEKWKKDFSPLDEFGTSFVDREYSKSYVRHLFVSKEYLGKQIASIHNLAFYLDLVKVAREHIIAGDFYEWKKSVVPVLRQRL is encoded by the coding sequence ATGCAAAAGTTTTTTACTATAGAAAAAACCTCAGAAGGGAAGGCGAGAGCGGGTGAAATTACCACAGATCACGGTACAATTCAGACTCCTATCTTCATGCCTGTTGGAACTGTTGCAAGTGTAAAAACAGTTCACCAAAGAGAATTAAAAGAAGACATAAAAGCCCAGATTATTTTGGGAAATACATACCATTTATACCTGCGTCCGGGAATGGAAACCATGCAGGAAGCGGGAGGTTTACATAAATTCATGAACTGGGATCTTCCCATTCTTACCGATTCGGGAGGTTTTCAGGTATTTTCATTGGCGAGCAGCAGAAAAATGACTGAAGAAGGAGCCAGATTCAAATCTCATATCGACGGAAGTTATCATATGTTCTCTCCTGAAAAATCTATGGAAATCCAGAGACAGATCGGAGCAGATATTTTTATGGCTTTTGATGAATGCACACCTTATCCTTGTGAGTACAATCAGGCTAAATCATCAATGGAACTTACGCACCGTTGGCTGAAAAGATGTATTGAGTGGACGGAAAATAATCCTGAATTGTACGGACATAAACAACGACTTTTTCCAATTGTTCAGGGGTCTACTTATTCGGACTTAAGAAAAATTTCTGCAGAGGTGATTTCAGAAGCAGGGGCAGAAGGAAATGCAATCGGAGGACTTTCTGTAGGAGAACCTGAAGAGGAAATGTACAGAATTACTGATGAAGTGACAGATATTCTTCCAAAAGAAAAACCAAGATATCTAATGGGAGTGGGAACTCCTTGGAATATTTTGGAATCTATAGGCTTGGGAATTGATATGATGGATTGCGTAATGCCTACCAGAAACGCAAGAAATGCCATGCTTTTCACCTGGAAAGGAGTGATGAATATGAAAAATGAAAAGTGGAAAAAAGATTTTTCTCCTTTAGACGAATTCGGAACAAGCTTCGTAGACAGAGAGTATTCAAAATCATATGTGAGACATTTATTTGTTTCTAAAGAATATTTAGGAAAACAGATTGCCTCAATTCATAACTTAGCATTTTATTTGGATCTTGTAAAAGTGGCGAGAGAACACATTATTGCAGGAGACTTTTATGAATGGAAAAAATCGGTAGTTCCGGTTCTTAGACAAAGATTATAA
- a CDS encoding LptF/LptG family permease, whose product MTIIDKYIIKKYLGTFSFMLILLSIVVLVIDVQSKIPRIQSATELDPKLNVTYFLIHFYPFWIINLVMTFLSILVFISVIYFTSRMANNTEIVAVISSGASFHRFAKPYLLTSVFIAGISLVVNHFVLPWANIKKNELEAYTYNARNKEKVLGTAPASAQISRTEYIFVNSWNKREQRGSGFIFQKFDKDRKMIYELKASDVYWDKDKKQFVLNSYLEKTINKDNSAKLGNGNELRKSYGHSPEELFPNELLGQNKTTPELLKFIAREKEKGNSNLNTHLNELYQRTSMPVSIVILTFLALSLSSQKKRGGLGINLAVGISLAFVFVFSFEALKVVSENKSMPPLLAMWFPNLVFFPLAAYLYLKRANQ is encoded by the coding sequence ATTACCATTATAGATAAATATATTATCAAAAAATATCTTGGGACATTCAGTTTCATGCTGATATTGTTGTCTATAGTTGTATTGGTAATCGATGTTCAGTCAAAAATTCCCAGGATACAGAGTGCCACAGAGCTGGATCCAAAACTGAATGTGACTTATTTTTTGATCCATTTTTATCCGTTCTGGATTATCAACCTGGTTATGACGTTTCTGTCTATTCTGGTTTTTATTTCAGTGATTTACTTTACCTCAAGAATGGCAAACAATACAGAGATTGTTGCGGTTATAAGCAGTGGAGCAAGTTTTCACCGTTTTGCAAAACCTTATTTGTTGACTTCTGTTTTCATTGCCGGAATTTCTCTTGTCGTGAATCATTTCGTATTGCCTTGGGCGAACATTAAAAAAAATGAACTCGAAGCCTATACCTACAATGCTAGAAATAAAGAAAAAGTATTGGGAACGGCTCCTGCTTCGGCACAGATAAGCCGTACAGAATATATTTTCGTAAATTCATGGAATAAAAGAGAACAAAGAGGTTCCGGATTTATTTTTCAGAAATTCGATAAGGATAGAAAAATGATCTATGAACTCAAGGCTTCTGATGTTTATTGGGATAAAGATAAAAAGCAGTTTGTTCTGAATAGTTATCTTGAAAAAACCATAAATAAAGACAATTCTGCCAAACTCGGAAACGGTAATGAATTGAGAAAAAGCTACGGACACAGTCCGGAAGAACTCTTCCCGAATGAACTTTTAGGGCAAAATAAAACAACTCCTGAACTCCTGAAATTTATTGCCAGAGAGAAAGAAAAAGGAAACAGTAATTTAAATACCCATTTAAATGAGCTTTACCAGAGAACTTCAATGCCTGTTTCTATTGTCATTCTTACCTTTTTAGCACTCTCATTATCTTCTCAGAAAAAGAGGGGGGGATTGGGAATTAACCTTGCTGTGGGGATTTCTTTAGCTTTTGTTTTTGTTTTTTCCTTTGAAGCGTTAAAGGTGGTGTCGGAAAATAAAAGCATGCCGCCGTTATTGGCAATGTGGTTTCCAAATCTTGTCTTTTTTCCTCTAGCAGCTTATTTATATCTCAAAAGAGCCAATCAGTAA
- a CDS encoding biotin--[acetyl-CoA-carboxylase] ligase, whose amino-acid sequence MSQLFYLKECSSTNDEIAKFLLYDHSDFISVHTYNQTQGRGQYGNTWAATAGKNLAYTLAVKIQNILVSDFMFNYYTAIIIRDFLANLTENKVEIKWPNDIILKNKKIVGILIEKKKINQNNYFIIGAGFNILQEKFDEISNAGSLLTQTGKHFGINQFALSLHDFLVEKLQNIPSEQEILNQFNTYLFRKDKISVFELDQKRQNGIIRHADEKGELWIELENGLQSFYHKEIKLLY is encoded by the coding sequence ATGAGCCAATTATTCTATCTAAAAGAATGCTCTTCTACTAATGACGAAATAGCAAAGTTTTTACTTTATGATCATTCAGATTTTATTTCGGTGCACACCTACAATCAGACTCAGGGTCGCGGACAGTACGGAAATACATGGGCTGCGACTGCAGGGAAAAATTTAGCTTATACACTGGCGGTAAAGATCCAAAACATTTTGGTTTCAGATTTTATGTTCAATTATTATACCGCAATTATCATTAGAGATTTTCTTGCCAATCTGACTGAAAATAAAGTAGAGATAAAATGGCCAAACGATATTATCCTTAAAAATAAAAAAATCGTTGGAATTTTAATAGAAAAGAAGAAAATTAATCAAAATAATTATTTCATCATTGGGGCCGGATTCAATATCTTGCAGGAAAAATTTGACGAAATATCCAATGCAGGCTCTCTTTTAACGCAGACAGGAAAACATTTTGGCATCAATCAATTTGCTTTAAGCTTGCATGATTTTTTGGTTGAAAAGCTACAAAACATTCCTTCTGAGCAAGAAATTCTGAATCAATTCAACACCTATTTATTCCGGAAAGATAAAATTTCAGTTTTTGAGCTTGACCAGAAAAGACAAAATGGCATTATAAGACACGCAGATGAAAAAGGTGAACTCTGGATTGAGCTTGAAAACGGACTACAATCTTTTTATCACAAAGAAATAAAACTCCTTTACTGA